In Hwangdonia lutea, a single window of DNA contains:
- a CDS encoding endonuclease MutS2, translated as MIHIHEKTLQDLEFYTVLQQVSEHCITPVGNDEALKISPFKKKEELQVALQLTNEYLSSFYNDNRIPNHGFDTIAKEIKLLRIENTYLEVHSLKKIVSISLTVNDIVRYLKKFEEYYPALNEYASDIEVTKVIIEKVDEIVDRFGDIKDNASTLLFDLRQAINKIKGKINASFSTALNTYHNLEYLDDIRESVVDNKRVLAVKAMYRRKVKGAIMGGSKTGSIVYIEPETTLQHSRELNNLEYEEHEEVIRILKEVTNFIRPFTPLLEQYQAFLIDIDVISAKAKYAKSMNGILPEITEDRSMFLRDAYHPLLYLNNLEKKETTFPQTIKLNQDSRIIVISGPNAGGKSITLKTVGLLQVMLQSGMLIPVHERSKACLFDRVLSDIGDNQSIENHLSTYSYRLKQMNYFLKKCNKNTLFLIDEFGTGSDPELGGALAETFLEEFYHREAFGIITTHYSNLKILANELPHMLNANMLFDERTLEPLFKLVIGQAGSSFTFEVAQKNGIPYSLINRAKKKIERSKVRFDATIAKLQKERSRLEKTGQSLKLNEKKKLEEADKLEEINAKIQKKLESYQELYDSNQRLIYLGQKLNDIAEKYFENKKKKPLMDELFKLVQIENSKRKKVSAKAKKAIKAKETQVKKEADKKVAVIRKKKKAAKQKAIATPKPKPVLKVGDRVRMEDGRAIGSIDKIEKNKATVNYGLFTTNVSLEQLELVEAKK; from the coding sequence AAGAGCTGCAAGTTGCCTTACAGTTAACCAACGAGTATTTGTCTTCTTTTTACAACGATAACCGCATTCCTAACCACGGTTTTGATACGATTGCGAAAGAAATCAAGCTGTTACGCATTGAAAACACTTATCTTGAAGTACATAGTTTAAAGAAAATTGTATCGATTTCATTAACCGTAAACGATATTGTTCGCTATTTAAAAAAATTTGAGGAATACTATCCGGCATTAAACGAATACGCTTCGGATATAGAAGTCACCAAAGTTATTATTGAAAAAGTAGATGAAATTGTTGACCGTTTTGGCGATATAAAAGACAATGCTTCAACGCTACTTTTCGATTTACGACAAGCCATTAATAAAATAAAAGGTAAAATAAACGCCAGTTTTTCAACAGCTTTAAACACCTATCACAACCTTGAATATTTAGATGATATTCGGGAATCGGTAGTGGATAACAAACGTGTGTTGGCCGTAAAAGCGATGTACAGACGTAAAGTTAAGGGTGCCATTATGGGCGGTAGTAAAACTGGAAGCATTGTATATATTGAGCCCGAAACCACGCTGCAACATTCGCGCGAGCTTAATAATTTAGAATACGAAGAGCACGAAGAAGTAATACGCATTTTAAAAGAGGTGACTAATTTTATACGTCCGTTTACACCTTTATTAGAACAGTATCAAGCTTTTTTAATCGATATTGATGTGATTTCCGCGAAAGCGAAATACGCCAAATCCATGAACGGCATCCTTCCTGAAATCACAGAAGACCGAAGCATGTTTTTGCGCGATGCCTATCATCCGCTCCTCTATTTGAATAATTTAGAAAAGAAGGAAACCACATTTCCGCAGACCATTAAACTCAACCAAGACAGCAGGATTATAGTCATTTCCGGCCCCAATGCCGGCGGAAAAAGCATCACCCTAAAAACGGTTGGTTTACTGCAAGTTATGCTGCAAAGTGGTATGCTTATTCCGGTACACGAACGCAGCAAAGCATGCTTGTTCGATAGGGTTTTAAGTGATATTGGCGATAACCAGTCTATTGAAAACCATTTAAGCACCTACAGCTATCGCCTGAAACAAATGAATTATTTTTTAAAGAAGTGCAATAAAAACACACTTTTTTTAATCGATGAATTTGGCACGGGCAGCGACCCCGAATTGGGCGGCGCATTGGCCGAAACTTTTTTAGAGGAATTTTATCACCGTGAGGCTTTCGGCATTATTACAACCCATTATTCCAACTTAAAAATATTGGCCAACGAATTGCCGCACATGCTCAATGCCAATATGCTGTTTGATGAACGCACATTGGAGCCGCTTTTTAAACTTGTTATCGGTCAAGCCGGAAGCAGTTTTACCTTCGAGGTGGCTCAGAAAAATGGGATTCCGTACAGTTTAATCAATCGTGCAAAAAAGAAGATTGAGCGCAGTAAAGTCCGTTTTGATGCCACCATTGCAAAGCTTCAAAAAGAACGCTCGCGATTAGAAAAAACAGGACAATCTTTAAAATTAAATGAAAAGAAAAAGCTTGAAGAAGCCGATAAATTAGAAGAAATCAATGCGAAAATCCAGAAGAAACTAGAAAGCTATCAAGAGTTGTACGACAGCAATCAACGGTTAATTTATCTGGGGCAAAAACTAAACGATATTGCCGAAAAGTATTTTGAAAACAAGAAAAAGAAACCTTTAATGGACGAGCTTTTTAAGCTGGTTCAAATTGAGAATTCCAAACGTAAAAAAGTTTCCGCGAAAGCGAAAAAAGCAATTAAAGCAAAAGAAACGCAAGTAAAAAAAGAGGCCGATAAAAAAGTGGCTGTTATTAGAAAAAAGAAAAAGGCTGCCAAACAAAAAGCCATAGCAACACCTAAACCAAAACCCGTTTTAAAAGTGGGCGACCGCGTTAGGATGGAGGATGGACGAGCCATTGGCAGCATTGATAAAATTGAAAAAAACAAAGCCACAGTTAACTATGGCTTGTTTACTACCAACGTAAGTTTAGAGCAATTGGAATTGGTGGAGGCAAAAAAATAA
- a CDS encoding thiol-activated cytolysin family protein, producing the protein MKTKLLTIKKSIYTTLSVLTLFSFTGCSEESVDNGKASGEIIQTINDLLAGLSEFNQPEVSGVELIEESNPERDGQTNECVVKKYKMSPGFSEMILLDPTSDVIYPGAMLKGESIPTGEYIGITGGRAPITLSVSLENLNGKPSARIENPNINTVREGVKDMLQQGVTGSTAAKVNFTTEEVYSEEHLNIALGASYTKGKNSVSGSFNFNSSEKKYKYIIKYLQVYYTIDLTIEESENPGKLFTDVPNLNSTSPVIVSSVKYGRMLIYTVETNSKFTDTQAAFNAAFSGGEVNGQGEHQGFWNSSTVKALVVGGSSGDAAQVVTGPEGVYNYITEGGEYSIDSPGAPLGYTLRYVRKGFPVANVVLSSEYNIRTCYEAYQRFYIGLHGIKPKKHEGENNLEIYGDIEIGIYQGGEVVEEFKKHYNSDPALEVEEDQFVGINNKFAEVELYKPDVNNDYIKLYAEFYESNGAFDPEYFGKETRKVYLKDVNQIMDINNDGNLDKDDIDYERIDLEELPGSEFRAYYYFWRIY; encoded by the coding sequence ATGAAAACAAAGCTATTAACAATCAAAAAAAGTATTTACACAACACTTTCTGTTCTTACACTATTTTCCTTCACAGGATGTAGTGAGGAAAGTGTTGATAATGGAAAGGCCTCAGGTGAAATCATACAAACTATAAACGATTTATTGGCAGGTTTATCAGAATTTAATCAACCAGAAGTTTCGGGAGTAGAACTTATAGAAGAAAGTAATCCAGAACGCGACGGACAAACTAATGAGTGTGTTGTAAAAAAATATAAAATGTCGCCTGGTTTTAGTGAAATGATTTTATTAGATCCTACCAGTGATGTTATTTATCCGGGCGCTATGCTAAAAGGCGAATCTATTCCTACTGGAGAATATATTGGTATTACTGGGGGTAGAGCCCCAATAACCTTATCTGTTTCATTAGAAAACTTAAATGGTAAGCCTTCTGCTCGTATTGAAAATCCTAATATTAATACGGTTAGAGAAGGTGTAAAAGATATGTTGCAACAAGGTGTAACAGGTTCTACAGCAGCAAAAGTTAATTTTACTACAGAAGAAGTTTATTCAGAGGAACACTTAAATATTGCTCTAGGAGCAAGCTATACCAAAGGAAAAAATAGTGTCTCAGGGTCATTTAACTTCAATAGCTCAGAAAAAAAATATAAGTATATTATCAAGTATTTGCAGGTATACTATACTATCGATTTAACAATCGAGGAGAGTGAAAACCCAGGGAAACTGTTTACAGATGTTCCCAATTTAAATTCTACAAGCCCTGTAATTGTTTCATCAGTAAAATACGGGCGTATGTTAATATATACTGTTGAGACTAACTCTAAGTTTACAGATACACAAGCAGCATTTAACGCGGCTTTTTCAGGAGGGGAAGTAAACGGACAAGGTGAGCATCAGGGCTTTTGGAACAGTTCAACTGTTAAAGCTTTGGTTGTTGGAGGTTCTTCTGGTGATGCGGCACAAGTTGTTACCGGACCAGAAGGTGTGTACAATTATATCACTGAGGGAGGTGAGTATTCAATCGATTCACCTGGTGCGCCATTAGGATATACGCTAAGGTATGTTAGAAAAGGGTTTCCAGTGGCTAACGTGGTACTGTCTAGTGAATATAATATAAGAACCTGTTATGAAGCATATCAAAGATTTTATATTGGGTTGCATGGCATTAAACCTAAAAAGCATGAAGGTGAAAACAATTTAGAGATTTACGGAGACATAGAAATTGGTATCTATCAAGGAGGAGAGGTTGTTGAGGAATTTAAAAAACACTACAACTCAGATCCGGCATTAGAGGTTGAAGAAGATCAATTTGTGGGCATTAATAATAAGTTTGCAGAAGTAGAACTCTATAAGCCGGATGTTAATAATGATTATATTAAGCTCTATGCAGAGTTTTATGAAAGTAACGGGGCTTTTGATCCGGAATATTTTGGGAAAGAAACGAGGAAGGTGTATTTAAAGGATGTAAATCAAATAATGGATATAAATAATGATGGTAATCTGGATAAAGATGATATTGATTATGAACGTATAGATTTAGAAGAATTACCAGGTAGTGAGTTTAGGGCCTATTATTATTTCTGGAGAATTTATTAA
- a CDS encoding tetratricopeptide repeat protein yields the protein MKKSTSLLLLFALIIYPLNAQNTTFIDSLKKQLSTQKDNSIEKVNTLTWLHEKLMFSKPEEAKSYADEVLSISKKINYDEGIAKGYMHLGHYFSNRSKNDSALYYLQKAKEKFTELEKTRGVIFINHSLSDIMKIKGNYDEAIKLAKDNLNLILNNPEPKKLQFKLIGGQHALISNIYIKKGNYNIALTEALTALKYFEEINHLTRKADVLKQIGDIELILNNPSSAKAYFNQAIKIYEDFDDKMYMAYAYNSKGQANKSLGMIDNAFEDQNRAVALAREINDKSSLSGALIDLGALYTIKNDLKKANKVLDEANKLSKEEDIKQNIIYSYLGLSEVMHKNNKPNEALKKLEKAISIAKSIEALPGLQDLYDYKSKILEAINKNKEAIFYLKASQSINDSLFSIKKSQQIEELKTIYETEKKETEIALQEEEIKTLNVQAKNDKLTKTVYGIGMFSFIAIAGLIFFSFKQRIKKNNIEREKQEAIYQQEIEFKKKELASQTLHLVQKNTFIQELKENLEKIKQSPELFKVEFRRLVLLLKKESAEDKDWEIFKSYFSEVHNNFDIKLKEIYADITEKEIRLASFLRMNLSTKEIASMLNVLPESVLKSKYRLKKKLNLNKETDLNGFLNSL from the coding sequence ATGAAAAAATCAACCTCACTTTTATTACTTTTTGCTTTAATTATTTATCCGCTTAATGCACAAAACACAACATTTATAGACAGTCTTAAAAAACAACTTTCAACTCAAAAAGATAATTCAATTGAGAAAGTAAATACGCTAACTTGGTTACATGAAAAATTAATGTTTTCAAAACCAGAAGAAGCTAAATCCTATGCTGATGAAGTTTTATCAATATCAAAAAAAATTAATTACGATGAAGGAATTGCAAAAGGCTATATGCATTTGGGACATTACTTTAGTAATAGAAGTAAAAATGATTCGGCATTATATTACTTACAGAAAGCTAAAGAAAAATTTACTGAATTAGAAAAAACCAGAGGTGTCATTTTTATAAATCATTCTTTGTCTGACATCATGAAAATTAAAGGTAACTATGATGAAGCCATCAAATTAGCAAAAGATAATTTAAACTTAATTTTAAACAATCCAGAACCCAAAAAACTTCAATTTAAGCTTATTGGAGGGCAACATGCCCTAATTTCAAACATTTACATAAAAAAAGGAAATTACAATATAGCTCTAACCGAAGCTTTAACTGCTTTAAAGTATTTTGAAGAAATTAATCACTTAACACGAAAAGCTGATGTTTTAAAACAAATAGGAGACATTGAACTGATATTAAATAATCCCTCATCAGCTAAAGCATATTTTAATCAGGCTATAAAAATATATGAAGATTTTGATGATAAAATGTATATGGCCTATGCGTATAACTCGAAAGGACAAGCCAATAAATCATTAGGTATGATTGACAATGCTTTTGAAGATCAAAATCGTGCAGTAGCTTTAGCACGAGAGATTAATGATAAATCATCCTTAAGTGGTGCTTTGATAGATTTAGGTGCATTATATACCATTAAAAACGATTTAAAAAAAGCAAATAAGGTATTAGATGAAGCTAATAAACTGAGTAAAGAAGAGGATATAAAACAAAATATTATTTATAGTTATTTAGGGCTCTCTGAAGTTATGCATAAGAATAATAAACCAAATGAAGCATTAAAAAAACTTGAAAAAGCCATTTCTATTGCCAAATCCATAGAAGCATTACCAGGACTCCAAGATTTGTATGATTATAAATCCAAAATTTTAGAAGCCATCAATAAAAACAAAGAAGCCATTTTCTATTTAAAAGCATCACAAAGTATTAACGACTCCCTTTTTAGCATAAAAAAATCACAACAAATTGAAGAGCTAAAAACCATCTACGAAACCGAAAAAAAAGAAACAGAAATAGCTTTACAAGAAGAAGAAATTAAAACACTTAATGTACAAGCCAAAAATGACAAACTCACAAAAACAGTTTATGGTATTGGTATGTTTTCATTTATCGCCATTGCTGGACTAATCTTTTTTAGTTTTAAACAGCGTATTAAGAAAAATAACATTGAACGCGAAAAACAAGAAGCCATTTACCAACAAGAAATTGAATTCAAAAAGAAAGAGCTTGCCTCACAAACGTTACACTTAGTTCAAAAAAACACGTTTATTCAAGAACTTAAAGAGAATTTAGAGAAAATAAAGCAATCACCCGAATTATTTAAAGTGGAATTTAGGCGCCTGGTCTTGCTGCTTAAAAAAGAAAGTGCCGAAGATAAAGATTGGGAGATTTTTAAATCCTATTTCTCTGAAGTGCACAACAACTTTGATATTAAACTTAAAGAAATTTATGCAGACATCACTGAAAAGGAAATTCGCCTAGCATCGTTTTTACGTATGAATCTGTCCACCAAAGAAATTGCCTCTATGCTTAATGTGCTGCCAGAAAGCGTTTTGAAATCGAAATACCGACTAAAAAAGAAACTAAACCTAAACAAAGAAACCGATTTGAATGGGTTTTTAAATAGCCTATAA
- a CDS encoding thiol-disulfide oxidoreductase DCC family protein, producing MVDIPKNKKLILFDGVCNLCNNSVQYVIKHDKNNLFMFTALQSDAGKAIIEAYNIDTEKTDSILLYSPEKGIDYKSTAALKIASKLGFPINAMSVFFIVPTFIRNWAYDYIAKNRYKWYGKKEACMIPTPELKNKFLE from the coding sequence ATGGTAGATATTCCAAAAAACAAAAAACTCATTCTTTTTGATGGCGTTTGCAACCTATGCAACAACAGCGTGCAATATGTTATAAAACACGACAAAAACAATCTATTTATGTTTACCGCTTTACAGAGCGATGCGGGAAAAGCTATAATTGAAGCTTATAACATAGATACGGAAAAAACAGATTCCATATTGCTTTACTCGCCCGAAAAAGGTATTGATTATAAAAGTACGGCAGCTTTAAAAATAGCTTCAAAATTAGGGTTTCCCATTAATGCAATGAGCGTTTTTTTTATTGTTCCAACCTTTATTCGCAATTGGGCTTACGACTACATTGCTAAAAACAGATATAAATGGTACGGCAAAAAGGAAGCTTGCATGATTCCTACGCCCGAATTAAAAAATAAGTTTTTAGAGTAA
- the rplS gene encoding 50S ribosomal protein L19, whose amino-acid sequence MESLVKFVQDEFVTKKELPEFAAGDTITVYYEIKEGNKTRTQFFRGTVIQRRGTGTSETFTIRKMSGSIGVERIFPINLPALQKIEVNKRGSVRRARIFYFRGLTGKKARIRERRR is encoded by the coding sequence ATGGAATCTTTAGTAAAATTTGTTCAAGACGAATTTGTAACAAAAAAAGAATTACCAGAATTTGCAGCTGGTGACACAATTACAGTTTATTACGAAATTAAAGAGGGAAACAAAACACGTACGCAGTTTTTTAGAGGTACGGTAATCCAACGAAGAGGAACTGGTACTTCAGAAACTTTTACAATTAGAAAAATGTCAGGATCAATTGGTGTAGAGCGTATCTTCCCAATTAACTTACCGGCATTACAAAAAATTGAAGTTAATAAACGTGGATCTGTTCGTAGAGCAAGAATCTTCTACTTTAGAGGTCTTACAGGTAAGAAAGCTAGAATTAGAGAACGCAGACGCTAA
- a CDS encoding NADP-dependent isocitrate dehydrogenase, protein MSKIIYTKTDEAPALATRSFLPIVKTFVKSSGIEIETKDISLAARILSAFPDFLNEDQRVSDDLAFLGKLAKKPEANIIKLPNISASIPQLTAAITELQSQGFGIPNYPDEPKTDSEKDIKSRYDKIKGSAVNPVLREGNSDRRAPKAVKNYAKKNPHTMGAWSSDSKTHVATMSHGDFAHNEKSATLENATSVKIEHTDTKGNTTILKDNLALLQGEIIDASVMSKNALLQFLEEQVTDAKEKNVLFSLHMKATMMKVSDPIIFGHAVRVFFKDVFAKHGETFEKIGVDVNNGFGDLLNDLKKLPEAKRNEIEADIKAAFSNGPDLAMVNSDKGITNLHVPSDVIIDASMPAMIRTSGQMWNAEGKQQDTKAVIPDSSYAGIYTATIDFCKKHGAFDPTTMGTVPNVGLMAQKAEEYGSHDKTFEIATNGTVRVIDTSGKTLIEHTVEAGDIWRMCQVKDAPIQDWVKLAVTRARASQTPAVFWLDKNRAHDAELIKKVNTYLKDHDTNGLDLRILSPTDATIFTCERLKDGKDTISVSGNVLRDYLTDLFPILEVGTSAKMLSIVPLMNGGGLFETGAGGSAPKHVQQLLKENHLRWDSLGEFLALAVSLEHFSEVNKNAKAKILSETLDDATEKLLENKKGPSRKAGELDNRGSHFYLALYWAQELANQNNDNALKEEFSTLAKQLEENEAVITNELIEIQGKPANIGGYYEPDETLINQVMRPSKTLNSII, encoded by the coding sequence ATGTCTAAAATTATCTATACCAAAACTGATGAAGCTCCAGCTTTAGCAACCCGTTCTTTTTTACCCATCGTAAAGACTTTTGTTAAATCCTCTGGAATTGAAATTGAAACTAAGGATATTTCTTTAGCGGCAAGAATTTTATCAGCTTTCCCAGATTTTTTAAATGAAGACCAACGTGTTTCAGACGATTTAGCTTTTTTAGGAAAGCTAGCCAAAAAACCTGAAGCCAATATTATAAAACTACCAAACATTAGCGCATCAATTCCGCAATTAACAGCGGCCATCACTGAACTGCAATCGCAAGGGTTTGGTATTCCCAATTATCCGGACGAACCTAAAACCGATTCGGAAAAAGACATAAAATCACGTTACGACAAAATAAAAGGTAGCGCGGTAAATCCCGTGTTACGCGAAGGAAACTCCGATAGACGTGCGCCAAAAGCTGTAAAAAACTACGCCAAAAAAAATCCACACACCATGGGGGCTTGGTCCAGCGATTCTAAAACTCATGTAGCCACAATGAGCCATGGCGATTTTGCGCATAACGAGAAATCCGCAACTTTAGAAAACGCTACATCTGTAAAAATAGAGCATACCGATACCAAAGGGAACACCACCATTTTAAAAGACAATTTAGCATTGTTACAAGGCGAAATTATTGATGCTTCGGTGATGAGCAAAAATGCTTTATTGCAGTTTTTAGAAGAACAGGTTACCGACGCCAAAGAAAAAAACGTATTGTTTTCGCTACACATGAAGGCCACTATGATGAAGGTTTCAGACCCTATTATTTTTGGTCATGCAGTACGTGTTTTCTTTAAAGATGTTTTTGCCAAACATGGGGAAACATTCGAAAAAATCGGTGTTGATGTCAATAATGGTTTTGGAGATTTACTTAACGATTTAAAAAAATTACCCGAAGCTAAGCGAAACGAAATAGAAGCAGATATCAAAGCAGCTTTTTCAAATGGTCCAGATTTAGCCATGGTAAATAGCGATAAAGGCATTACCAATTTGCACGTTCCAAGTGACGTGATTATTGATGCCTCTATGCCAGCCATGATTAGAACGTCGGGTCAGATGTGGAATGCCGAAGGGAAACAACAAGACACCAAAGCCGTAATTCCGGATAGTAGTTATGCAGGTATTTACACGGCAACTATCGATTTTTGCAAAAAACATGGTGCTTTCGACCCAACAACTATGGGAACGGTTCCAAACGTGGGATTGATGGCTCAAAAGGCCGAAGAATACGGATCGCACGATAAAACTTTTGAAATCGCTACAAACGGTACAGTACGTGTTATTGATACTTCAGGAAAAACCTTAATAGAGCACACCGTTGAAGCCGGAGACATTTGGCGCATGTGCCAAGTTAAGGATGCTCCAATTCAGGATTGGGTAAAACTAGCTGTTACACGTGCTAGAGCATCTCAAACTCCAGCGGTTTTTTGGTTGGATAAAAACAGAGCTCACGATGCAGAACTTATTAAAAAAGTAAACACCTATTTAAAGGATCATGATACAAACGGATTGGATTTAAGAATTTTATCACCAACCGATGCCACCATTTTTACTTGCGAAAGGTTGAAGGATGGTAAAGACACCATTTCGGTTTCCGGAAATGTATTACGTGATTATTTAACCGATTTATTCCCCATTCTTGAAGTTGGAACCAGTGCAAAAATGCTATCGATTGTACCTTTAATGAATGGCGGCGGCTTGTTTGAAACCGGTGCGGGTGGTTCGGCGCCAAAACACGTTCAACAATTGCTAAAAGAAAACCACTTACGTTGGGATTCTTTAGGTGAATTTTTAGCACTTGCCGTTTCACTCGAGCATTTTAGCGAAGTAAACAAAAATGCAAAAGCTAAAATATTAAGTGAGACTTTAGATGATGCCACCGAAAAACTATTAGAAAACAAAAAAGGACCATCGCGTAAAGCAGGCGAGTTGGACAATAGAGGAAGCCATTTTTACTTGGCATTGTATTGGGCACAGGAATTGGCGAATCAGAATAATGATAACGCTTTAAAAGAAGAGTTTTCAACATTAGCAAAACAATTAGAAGAAAACGAGGCCGTAATTACTAATGAACTCATTGAAATCCAAGGCAAGCCAGCAAACATTGGCGGTTACTACGAGCCCGACGAAACATTAATAAACCAAGTAATGCGACCAAGCAAAACGCTTAACAGCATCATATAA
- a CDS encoding TonB-dependent receptor, whose amino-acid sequence MKHLVLWATTALFFYSFSLNAQEKFTLSGIISEEKSNETLIGVNIIFPEIGTGTSTNAYGFYSITLPKGTYQIVISYLGYTTITDTVALNSDITKHISLVESLESLDEVIITENIEKLSIKKPQMSVNTLTSSTIKNIPVVLGEADIIKAITLLPGVTNAGEASSGFNVRGGSADQNLILLDEAIIYNSSHLFGFFSVFNPDAIKDLRLYKGGIPARYGGRVSSVLDIYQKEGNSKAFHLNGGIGIVASRLLAEGPIKKDKGSFLFGGRSSYAHLFLPLFDINNIAYFYDLNTKLSYKLNDRNNIYVSGYFGRDVFRIEDSFENIYGNSVFNFRWNHLFSDKLFSNLSLIYSDYYYNLKLSFVEFDWISGIQNVNVKYDLKHYLNDTFKLQYGLNSIYYKFNPGEINPTVETSGINPFKLIDKYAFENALYLDAEHKVSDKLALSFGLRLSSFFRLGQDELNVYANNQPVVFNEDFQIYEKANPTDTDSFKRIEVIAKFYNLEPRFSAAYQINSNSSVKASYNRMSQYLHLLSNTNSPTPLDVWTPSGKYVKPQLLNQYAFGYFKNFKNDAYSLEIETFYKTIKNRIDYIDGADLIANNAIEQVILNGKARAYGLEFLLRKNKGRFKGWLAYTLSKSEQQTKGRTPNELGINNGNWYNTPYDKTHDISLTGSYKLNDRWEINSNFLFQTGQPATFPNGQYVYNGINIPNYGARNKNRLPAYNRLDVSLKYQPKQDKNKRWKSHWVFGVYNIYNRKNATSINFSQSTTTGSNEATRLSIFGIVPSISYNFKL is encoded by the coding sequence ATGAAACACCTTGTGTTATGGGCAACCACTGCCCTATTTTTTTATAGTTTCTCCCTAAATGCACAAGAAAAGTTTACTTTAAGCGGTATCATTTCAGAAGAAAAAAGCAACGAAACACTTATTGGTGTCAACATTATCTTTCCGGAAATAGGCACCGGAACCTCAACCAACGCCTATGGTTTTTACTCCATCACACTACCAAAAGGTACATATCAAATAGTTATAAGCTATTTGGGTTACACCACAATAACCGACACCGTTGCGTTAAACAGCGACATTACAAAGCATATAAGCTTAGTTGAATCTCTCGAAAGTTTAGATGAAGTTATCATCACCGAAAACATTGAAAAACTAAGTATAAAAAAACCGCAAATGAGTGTTAACACCTTAACCTCAAGCACCATAAAAAATATTCCTGTCGTTTTAGGCGAAGCCGATATTATTAAAGCCATTACTTTGCTGCCAGGAGTAACCAATGCTGGTGAAGCCTCATCTGGTTTTAACGTGAGAGGCGGTTCTGCAGATCAAAATTTGATTCTATTGGATGAGGCAATCATATACAACTCATCGCATCTATTTGGTTTCTTTTCGGTTTTTAACCCCGATGCCATTAAGGATTTACGTTTATACAAAGGCGGTATTCCTGCGCGCTACGGTGGGCGGGTGTCGTCGGTTTTAGATATTTATCAAAAAGAAGGAAATAGCAAAGCGTTTCATTTAAATGGCGGTATTGGTATTGTGGCGAGCAGATTACTTGCCGAGGGCCCTATTAAAAAAGACAAAGGATCTTTTCTTTTTGGTGGCAGATCGAGTTATGCACATTTGTTTTTACCGCTTTTCGATATTAATAACATTGCTTATTTTTATGATTTAAACACAAAACTAAGCTATAAGTTAAACGACCGAAACAACATTTATGTATCTGGTTATTTTGGTAGGGATGTGTTTAGAATAGAAGACTCTTTTGAAAACATCTATGGAAATTCGGTATTTAATTTTAGATGGAATCATTTGTTTTCAGATAAACTATTTTCTAATTTATCTTTAATTTACTCTGACTATTATTACAATTTAAAGCTCAGCTTTGTTGAATTTGATTGGATTTCCGGGATTCAGAATGTCAATGTAAAATACGATTTAAAACATTATTTAAACGATACATTTAAACTGCAGTACGGTTTAAATAGTATTTATTACAAATTCAATCCTGGGGAAATAAACCCTACTGTGGAGACTTCGGGCATCAACCCTTTTAAACTTATCGATAAATACGCTTTTGAAAACGCCCTGTATTTAGATGCCGAACATAAAGTGTCTGATAAATTGGCGTTGTCATTCGGTTTAAGATTGAGTTCATTTTTCCGTTTAGGACAAGACGAACTTAATGTTTATGCGAATAATCAACCTGTAGTTTTTAATGAAGATTTTCAAATTTACGAAAAGGCAAACCCCACCGATACCGACTCATTTAAACGTATTGAGGTCATTGCAAAATTCTACAATTTAGAACCCCGGTTTTCAGCAGCGTATCAAATCAATTCAAACAGTTCTGTAAAAGCCAGCTATAATCGTATGAGTCAATATTTGCATTTATTGTCCAACACCAACTCGCCAACACCTTTGGATGTTTGGACGCCCAGTGGGAAATATGTAAAACCTCAATTGTTAAACCAATATGCTTTCGGATACTTTAAAAATTTTAAAAACGATGCCTATTCATTGGAAATTGAAACCTTTTATAAAACCATAAAAAACAGGATAGACTATATTGATGGTGCCGATTTAATAGCAAACAACGCCATCGAGCAAGTGATTCTTAACGGTAAGGCAAGAGCTTACGGACTGGAATTTCTATTAAGAAAAAACAAAGGCCGGTTTAAAGGTTGGTTGGCTTACACACTTTCAAAATCCGAGCAACAAACAAAAGGCAGAACACCAAATGAATTGGGCATTAACAACGGAAATTGGTACAACACGCCTTACGATAAAACGCACGACATCTCTTTAACGGGAAGCTACAAACTGAATGACCGATGGGAAATTAACTCAAATTTCCTATTTCAAACCGGGCAACCCGCAACATTTCCAAACGGACAATATGTTTACAATGGCATTAATATTCCCAATTACGGTGCACGAAACAAAAACAGATTGCCCGCTTACAACCGATTGGATGTTTCGTTAAAGTATCAACCAAAACAAGATAAAAATAAAAGGTGGAAAAGCCATTGGGTTTTTGGGGTTTACAATATTTATAATCGTAAAAACGCTACATCCATAAATTTTAGTCAAAGCACCACAACAGGGTCAAACGAAGCAACGCGTTTATCTATATTTGGCATCGTTCCGTCAATATCCTATAATTTTAAGCTTTAA